One genomic region from Delphinus delphis chromosome 14, mDelDel1.2, whole genome shotgun sequence encodes:
- the TMEM181 gene encoding transmembrane protein 181 isoform X2, which translates to MEPLAPMRLYTLSKRHFVLVFVVFFVCFGLTVFVGIRGPKVIQTSAANFSLNNSKELKPVQILSNPLSTYNQQLWLTCVVELEHSKETAIQTNFTMTVKVDGVAQDGTTMFIHNKVHNRTRTLTCAGKCAEIIVAHLSYLNYTQYTVTVGFKHLKERIKEMNFTWKTYDPAFSHLEIWFRFVFVVLTFIVTCLFAHSLRKFSMRDWGIEQKWMSILLPLLLLYNDPFFPLSFLVNSWFPGMLDDLFQSVFLCALLLFWLCVYHGIRVQGERKCLTFYLPKCFIVGLLWLACVTLGIWQTINELHDPMYQYRVDTGNFQGMKVFFMVVATMYILYLLFLIVRACSELRHMPYVDLRLKFLTALTFVVLVISIVILYLRFGAQVLQDNFVAELSTHYQNSAEFLSFYGLLNFYLYTLAFVYSPSKNALYESQLKDNPAFSMLNDSDDDVIYGSDYEEMPLQNGQAIRAQYKEGSESD; encoded by the exons GACCCAAAGTGATCCAGACTTCTGCAGCTAATTTTTCACTAAATAATAGCAAAGAG CTAAAGCCAGTTCAGATACTTTCAAACCCGCTGTCTACGTATAATCAGCAACTGTGGCTGACATGTGTTGTCGAGCTGGAGCATTCAAAAG aaACAGCTATTCAGACAAACTTCACCATGACTGTTAAGGTCGATGGTGTAGCTCAGGACGGGACCACCATGTTCATTCATAATAAAGTTCACAATCGGACGAGGACCCTCACATGTGCAGGG AAATGTGCAGAGATTATTGTGGCTCACCTCAGCTACTTGAATTACACTCAATATACAGTGACTGTGGGATTCAAACACCTGAAGGAACGCATCAAGGAAATGAACTTCACC TGGAAGACTTACGACCCTGCATTTTCCCACTTGGAAATTTGGTTCCGATTCGTCTTTGTGGTGCTTACCTTCATTGTCACT TGCCTGTTTGCTCACTCCCTCCGGAAGTTTTCCATGCGAGACTGGGGCATCGAGCAGAAGTGGATGTCCATTCTCCTGCCTCTGCTGCTGCTTTACAACG ACCCGttcttccccctctccttcctggtGAACAGCTGGTTCCCGGGGATGCTGGACGACCTCTTCCAGTCTGTGTTCCTGTGCGCGCTGCTGCTCTTCTGGCTGTGCGTGTACCATGGGATCCGGGTGCAG ggagaaagGAAGTGCTTGACTTTCTATTTGCCCAAATGCTTCATTGTTGGACTATTGTGGTTGGCCTGTGTTACCCTCGGAATATGGCAGAC AATTAATGAATTACATGATCCAATGTACCAGTATCGAGTTGACACAGGAAATTTTCAG GGAATGAAGGTTTTCTTCATGGTGGTGGCCACCATGTACATCTTATACCTTTTGTTCCTGATCGTGCGGGCCTGCTCCGAGCTGCGTCACATGCCTTATGTAG atCTCAGGTTGAAATTTTTGACAGCATTGACTTTTGTAGTGCTTGTCATTAG CATCGTCATCCTTTATTTAAGGTTCGGAGCACAAGTATTACAAGACAACTTTGTAGCTGAACTGTCAACTCACTACCAGAATT CAGCTGAATTCTTATCTTTCTACGGCCTGCTGAACTTTTACCTCTACACTTTGGCCTTTGTGTATTCGCCCTCGAAGAATGCCCTGTACG AGTCCCAGCTGAAGGACAATCCCGCCTTCTCCATGCTCAACGACTCGGACGACGACGTGATATATGG GAGCGACTATGAAGAGATGCCCCTGCAGAACGGCCAGGCCATCCGGGCCCAGTACAAGGAGGGGTCTGAGAGTGACTGA